gagtcgacgaattcgacttccccgagtttcgctacgggaattccttgcaccaggtaTCAAGGTTCAAcaaattcgacttccccaagttgcactacgaaaatttcgcaaacacgaaagagagagagagagagagagagagaaatatgacatattttgatataaaatataaaatctcttaaaatatttagttatcgataattttaccgtaatatttttatgcacagaataataaaacaaatcaatacgtgtaaaaaacccattatttgaagaaaaagtatgcaatttacaatgtacttttttaacaattatgcgttttctttataccacttgattctcattattctaatcataaaagtattacggtaagattatccagaacttaatatttttagagatattttaatttaaattttatatcaaaatatgtcagattaagatataaaataactcgaaaagtattaaaaaaaacttctgaaaagtatgaaaaaaaaattatattctttaatcttgttaataatattttattaacaaataaactgccatataatagaattttattagtattaatgaacGAAGAACATCTCATCGACGTTGACATCGATCCAgtcgcaaaacttataatttaaataatttaattaatatgttattaagttaatataaatgttacattcaaaatgtagaaaaataatttaaattttgtcacataattaattttgtacatttctgtacatttttatattaacttaattacatattaactaaactattttacattataacacgtcttgtgttttatatagcatttaagtcatgtgaaacagatgtttcattgataatattaaaaaataactaataatataagtattgcgtttgatatatcacaattacgctaGATGAAACATAATTAGTGTCATTTGAATGTTCTaactacattattttatgtttaacatgtctttgatatcatatcatagtttttttcgcatattttgtaaaaattttaacataaccgTGATATGAAGCCaaagatatatttcatatcagcTATCCATAACTTTATATGAATGGGGCAGTtaaatcaaagacatgttacaactaaaaatagtttaatttgaatatttgaaataaaacataagtattgcgtttgatatcacaattacgctaaatgaaacataataagtgtcgtttcgaatgttttaactaaattattttatgtttaacatgtctttgatttgatattatagttttatttcgtatattttgtaaaaattttaacaaaactgtaatatcaaaccaaagatattttatatcagctatccaCGGCTTTATATCAATGGGGCAGTCAAAccgaagacatgttacaacaaaaaatagtttagtttgaatattcgaaataaaacatctgtttcacaaaatgtaagtgtgatacaaaatacttgtgttagaatgtaagataatttagttaatatacaactgacttaatataaatgttacatctaaaatgtgcaaaaataattgaaaaataatctcaattttgtcacataattaattttgtgcattaatattaacttaattacatagtaactaaattatttcgcattctaacacaagtattttgtcacatcacacttacattctgtgaaacagatgttttattggtaatattagaaaataactaaaaaaaattttttcttgagcGATGCGACGAGCCGCTTGAACACCATGACTTGATAATACTTAAttgtttctgtaaaataaatgtaataactatACATGTAACtataacttgtaatttttagaaattttttaatgctttcttACCTTCTTCCTCTGCCTCTTCCCCTGTGTCTGCCCCAGTGATGTGGTGccatggatagctgatataaaaatttcataaatcgtTCCTGCTGTCGGCGAGCTCCTGCGGCTCTACCTCTCGGTCTataatctgtaattattaaaattaatttaattacatatgtgtttttataatagtacaaagaaaaatatattctacgtaattactaaaaaatagtgCGTAGGAAAATATGCAGTACGTAAgtactaataattatacactATGTAAGTACTAATATATGGTACAATctttaatagattaaaattatgttaccttgtcTGTTTTGTTTCGACATTGAACCAgcggcgacgggaccggcggcgacggaaccggcggcgacggaaccggcggcgacggaaccagCGGCGACGGAATCAGCGGCaacgggaccggcggcgacgagACCGGCGGCCACGTCCCGGACGGCAACGGAacgggcggcgacggaacgggcggcgacggaaccggcggcgacgggaccggcggcgacgggaccggcggcgacgggaccggcggcgacgggaccggcggcgacggaaccagCAGCCACGTCCCGGACGGCAACGGAACGGGCGGCAACGGAACGGGCGGCGACGGAATGGGCGGTGATTaaatcgacgtcgacgtcgacatcGCCGTTGAGGAGCGATTCTTCGTTCATCATTAgtatctgcaattttattgtattaa
This window of the Linepithema humile isolate Giens D197 chromosome 1, Lhum_UNIL_v1.0, whole genome shotgun sequence genome carries:
- the LOC136997249 gene encoding antifreeze protein Maxi-like isoform X1 — translated: MISALWGPMADRFDICERMRMEDDVSNSFNIVNILLTNKINTIKLQILMMNEESLLNGDVDVDVDLITAHSVAARSVAARSVAVRDVAAGSVAAGPVAAGPVAAGPVAAGPVAAGSVAARSVAARSVAVRDVAAGLVAAGPVAADSVAAGSVAAGSVAAGSVAAGPVAAGSMSKQNRQDYRPRGRAAGARRQQERFMKFLYQLSMAPHHWGRHRGRGRGRRNN
- the LOC136997249 gene encoding antifreeze protein Maxi-like isoform X2 is translated as MISALWGPMADRFDICERMRMEDDILMMNEESLLNGDVDVDVDLITAHSVAARSVAARSVAVRDVAAGSVAAGPVAAGPVAAGPVAAGPVAAGSVAARSVAARSVAVRDVAAGLVAAGPVAADSVAAGSVAAGSVAAGSVAAGPVAAGSMSKQNRQDYRPRGRAAGARRQQERFMKFLYQLSMAPHHWGRHRGRGRGRRNN